A region of Trueperaceae bacterium DNA encodes the following proteins:
- a CDS encoding methyltransferase domain-containing protein has protein sequence MRRDPAAADSGAALPGIVPDDGAPAGPRPDAAPAAEVGAATVDTAALEAKVKAMYRAVAEEPSGAYHFEVGRRLAERLGYPAELLDRLPAGAVDSFAGVGYHFHLADLEPGERVLDMGSGSGMDAFLAALLVGPEGWVVGVDMTREQLDKAERLRAAAGLSWVSFVEGRIEALPFPDARFDAVLSNGVINLAPDKAAVFAEAARVLRPGGRLAVADIVTEVPLTPKIVCNADLWASCIGGAAHQDAYREGMEAAGLRVETVARNRYEFLSDSARSASARYGVKSVSVLARKREES, from the coding sequence ATGCGCAGGGACCCCGCCGCGGCCGACTCGGGCGCAGCCTTGCCCGGCATCGTCCCGGACGACGGCGCGCCCGCTGGCCCCCGGCCGGACGCCGCTCCAGCCGCCGAGGTCGGAGCCGCGACGGTGGACACGGCCGCGCTGGAGGCGAAGGTCAAGGCGATGTACCGCGCCGTGGCCGAGGAACCAAGCGGCGCCTACCACTTCGAGGTGGGGCGCCGCCTAGCGGAGCGGCTCGGCTACCCGGCGGAGCTCCTCGACCGGCTCCCCGCCGGGGCGGTCGACTCGTTCGCCGGCGTCGGCTACCACTTCCACCTGGCGGACCTCGAGCCGGGCGAGCGCGTCCTCGACATGGGGAGCGGGTCGGGCATGGACGCGTTCCTCGCGGCGCTCCTGGTGGGACCGGAGGGCTGGGTCGTGGGGGTGGACATGACCCGCGAGCAGCTCGACAAGGCCGAGCGCCTGCGCGCCGCGGCTGGCCTCTCCTGGGTCAGCTTCGTCGAGGGCCGCATCGAGGCCCTGCCCTTCCCCGACGCCCGCTTCGACGCCGTGCTGTCGAACGGCGTGATCAACCTGGCTCCCGACAAGGCCGCCGTGTTCGCCGAGGCGGCGCGGGTGCTGAGGCCCGGCGGGCGGCTCGCCGTCGCCGACATCGTCACCGAGGTACCGCTGACCCCCAAGATCGTCTGCAACGCCGACCTGTGGGCGTCCTGCATCGGCGGCGCGGCGCATCAGGACGCGTACCGCGAGGGCATGGAGGCGGCCGGCCTGCGCGTGGAGACGGTGGCGCGCAACCGCTACGAGTTCCTCTCGGACAGCGCGAGGTCGGCCAGCGCGCGCTACGGCGTGAAGAGCGTGTCCGTGCTGGCGCGCAAGCGCGAGGAGAGCTAG
- a CDS encoding OsmC family protein, with protein sequence MTTSTASNGIDVGRLVATVQAIGEDPSLAEFTFRAGSTWVGGTANVGEVRRFVHAGREDESRGEPFVLHGDEPPVLLGANAGPNAVELVLQALAFCYAVGFAANAAAKGIELTRLDIDVEGDLDVRPFLGLTAARPGFTAVRARARVSSPNATRRQLEELSRYVQETSPVRDCLANPVPVETAIEVA encoded by the coding sequence ATGACGACCTCCACGGCGAGCAACGGCATCGACGTCGGCCGACTGGTCGCGACCGTGCAGGCGATCGGTGAGGACCCATCCCTCGCCGAGTTCACGTTCAGGGCCGGCAGCACCTGGGTCGGAGGCACGGCCAACGTCGGCGAGGTCCGCCGCTTCGTGCACGCCGGCCGCGAGGACGAGAGCCGCGGCGAGCCCTTCGTCCTGCACGGGGACGAGCCGCCCGTGCTGCTCGGCGCCAACGCTGGGCCGAACGCGGTCGAGCTCGTGCTCCAGGCCCTGGCCTTCTGCTACGCGGTCGGCTTCGCCGCCAACGCCGCCGCCAAGGGCATAGAGCTGACACGCCTCGACATCGACGTCGAGGGCGACCTGGACGTCCGCCCGTTCCTCGGCCTGACCGCCGCGCGGCCGGGCTTCACTGCGGTGAGGGCGAGGGCGAGGGTGTCGTCGCCGAACGCCACACGGCGCCAGCTCGAGGAGCTGAGCCGGTACGTCCAGGAGACGTCTCCGGTGAGGGACTGCCTCGCGAACCCTGTGCCCGTCGAGACCGCGATCGAGGTCGCGTGA
- a CDS encoding Rdx family protein, with product MSDATSTSRPTVTIHYCVPCGHLPRAMDVQRSILERFGQRVEGVKLKTGDGGVFVISVDDEVVYRKPDEFRLEAVLEEIERRAPAA from the coding sequence ATGAGCGACGCCACGTCCACCTCCCGACCGACGGTCACGATCCACTACTGCGTCCCCTGCGGCCACCTGCCGCGGGCGATGGACGTGCAGAGGAGCATCCTCGAGCGCTTCGGCCAGCGGGTCGAGGGCGTGAAGCTCAAGACCGGCGACGGCGGCGTGTTCGTGATCAGCGTCGACGACGAGGTCGTCTACCGGAAGCCGGACGAGTTCCGGCTCGAGGCTGTCCTGGAGGAGATCGAGCGCAGGGCGCCGGCGGCCTAG
- the ftsH gene encoding ATP-dependent zinc metalloprotease FtsH — protein sequence MPPAEESSPGGPWLGPPADRARSPRDRRPVGPEGDAPRAGPPYLPPGCSWWLVPLALLLLNYLVVALFFPSEGAPVEVPYTLFREQVAAGNVTVVATRADVIEGEFASPVAVTREGRTLLGQEVSQELEVTRFRTTLPSFAGPGLEELLLESGVVIEAEPISEPRSPLLTLLISFGPALLMIGLLLWLTRRVTSAEGPGGLGGALSLGRSRAKRVDAGEVKVTFDDVAGIDEAENELVEIVDFLKNPQKYTRLGGTAPKGVLLVGPPGTGKTLLAKAVAGEAGVPFFSMNASEFVEMIVGVGAARVRDMFAEARKAAPAIVFIDELDAIGRRRGGAIFSGGSSEQEQTLNQILTEMDGMSTKEGVIVLAATNLPEVLDPALLRAGRFDRRVTVLPPDRAGREAILKVHTREVPLAPDVDLGQVAAITPGLVGADLRNLVNEAALLAARRERDAVSQADFHDALEKIILGPERKLLLRREDRERIAYHEAGHAILGLVVPGADPVTRVTITPRGQALGVTYQRPEEDRYNFSEGYLRGRIIGALGGRAAEELVYGDRTTGAENDLQQVTRLAYGMVTRWGMSDIVGPVALAGQEGRFLGGGGDPLPREKPYSEATAEAVDKAARKIVDECYREALRLLTAHRTELERLAAALMEHETLDEKQVLEVTGIPRQVEHRDVPELPPEGV from the coding sequence ATGCCGCCCGCGGAGGAGAGCTCGCCAGGCGGACCGTGGCTGGGCCCGCCCGCCGACCGGGCGCGGTCGCCGCGGGACCGGCGGCCCGTGGGGCCGGAGGGCGACGCGCCGCGCGCCGGGCCGCCCTACCTCCCGCCGGGCTGCTCCTGGTGGCTGGTCCCGCTCGCCCTGCTCCTCCTCAACTACCTCGTGGTCGCGCTGTTCTTCCCCTCCGAGGGCGCGCCCGTCGAGGTGCCCTACACGCTGTTCCGCGAGCAGGTCGCCGCCGGCAACGTCACGGTCGTGGCCACGCGCGCCGACGTCATCGAGGGCGAGTTCGCCTCGCCCGTCGCCGTGACGAGGGAGGGCAGGACGCTCCTGGGCCAGGAGGTCAGCCAGGAGCTCGAGGTCACGCGCTTCAGGACGACGCTGCCCTCGTTCGCCGGGCCCGGCCTGGAGGAGCTCCTCCTCGAGAGCGGCGTCGTGATCGAGGCCGAGCCGATCTCGGAGCCACGCAGCCCGCTGCTGACGCTGCTCATCTCCTTCGGCCCGGCCCTGCTGATGATCGGGCTCCTGCTGTGGCTCACGCGCCGGGTGACCTCGGCGGAGGGCCCGGGCGGTCTTGGCGGCGCGCTGAGCCTGGGGCGGAGCCGCGCCAAGCGCGTGGACGCCGGCGAGGTGAAGGTCACCTTCGACGACGTCGCCGGCATCGACGAGGCCGAGAACGAGCTCGTCGAGATCGTCGACTTCCTGAAGAACCCGCAGAAGTACACGCGCCTCGGCGGCACGGCGCCCAAGGGCGTGCTGCTCGTCGGCCCGCCGGGCACCGGCAAGACGCTCCTCGCGAAGGCCGTCGCCGGCGAGGCCGGCGTGCCGTTCTTCTCCATGAACGCCTCGGAGTTCGTCGAGATGATCGTGGGAGTTGGCGCCGCGCGCGTCCGCGACATGTTCGCCGAGGCGCGCAAGGCCGCGCCGGCGATCGTGTTCATCGACGAGCTCGACGCCATAGGACGCCGCCGCGGCGGGGCGATCTTCTCCGGCGGCAGCAGCGAGCAGGAGCAGACCCTCAACCAGATCCTCACCGAGATGGACGGCATGAGCACGAAGGAGGGCGTGATCGTCCTCGCCGCCACGAACCTGCCGGAGGTCCTCGACCCGGCGCTGCTGCGCGCGGGTCGCTTCGACAGGCGCGTGACCGTGCTGCCGCCGGACAGGGCCGGACGCGAGGCGATCCTGAAGGTGCACACGCGGGAGGTGCCGCTGGCGCCGGACGTCGACCTCGGGCAGGTCGCGGCGATCACGCCCGGCCTGGTGGGGGCCGACCTCCGCAACCTCGTGAACGAGGCCGCATTGCTGGCCGCGCGGCGCGAGCGCGACGCCGTCTCCCAGGCCGACTTCCACGACGCGCTCGAGAAGATCATCCTCGGCCCCGAGCGCAAGCTGCTCCTGCGGCGCGAGGACCGCGAGCGCATCGCCTACCACGAGGCCGGGCACGCGATCCTCGGCCTCGTCGTGCCCGGCGCGGACCCCGTGACGCGCGTGACCATCACGCCCCGCGGCCAGGCGCTCGGCGTCACGTACCAGCGGCCCGAGGAGGACCGCTACAACTTCTCCGAGGGCTACCTGCGCGGACGCATCATCGGCGCGCTCGGCGGACGCGCCGCCGAGGAGCTCGTCTACGGCGACCGCACCACCGGCGCCGAGAACGACCTCCAGCAGGTGACGCGCCTGGCCTACGGCATGGTCACGCGGTGGGGCATGAGCGACATCGTGGGCCCCGTGGCGCTCGCCGGCCAGGAGGGCAGGTTCCTCGGCGGCGGCGGCGACCCCCTGCCCCGCGAGAAGCCCTACAGCGAGGCGACCGCCGAGGCCGTCGACAAGGCGGCCAGGAAGATCGTCGACGAGTGCTACCGGGAGGCGCTGCGCCTGCTCACCGCGCACCGCACCGAGCTGGAGAGGCTGGCGGCGGCGCTCATGGAGCACGAGACCCTCGACGAGAAGCAGGTCCTCGAGGTCACGGGCATCCCGCGCCAGGTGGAGCACCGGGACGTGCCGGAGCTGCCGCCGGAGGGGGTGTAG
- a CDS encoding DUF1572 family protein, with protein sequence MPARDETQDRDVGAHFLTELRQGFARQKAQAERVFAQLEPLDWHATIDPRSNSVAVLVRHLAGNLRSRYTDFLTTDGEKPDRDRDGEFTPTSLSPSELLAEWDAGWEALFSATADLTPADLFATITIRGQERLVIDALLATYDHNAQHIGQIVLLGKHLRGDRWEYLSIPPKR encoded by the coding sequence ATGCCGGCACGAGACGAAACGCAGGACCGCGACGTGGGGGCACACTTCCTGACCGAGCTGCGCCAGGGCTTCGCGCGGCAGAAGGCCCAGGCCGAGCGGGTGTTCGCGCAGCTCGAGCCGCTAGACTGGCACGCGACCATCGACCCGCGCTCGAACTCGGTGGCCGTGCTCGTCCGTCACCTGGCGGGCAACCTGCGCTCCCGCTACACGGACTTCCTCACGACCGACGGCGAGAAGCCGGACAGGGACCGCGACGGCGAGTTCACGCCCACGTCGCTGAGCCCGTCCGAGCTGCTCGCGGAGTGGGACGCTGGCTGGGAGGCGCTGTTCTCGGCCACGGCCGACCTGACCCCCGCCGACCTCTTCGCCACCATCACGATCAGGGGACAGGAGCGCCTCGTCATCGACGCCCTGCTCGCCACCTACGACCACAACGCGCAGCACATCGGGCAGATCGTGCTGCTCGGCAAGCACCTGCGCGGCGACCGCTGGGAGTACCTCTCGATACCGCCGAAGCGTTGA
- a CDS encoding ABC transporter ATP-binding protein produces the protein MRSPPRQPPPPVDLRVHLRDLASTLGLVWEASPGRTVAIVALSLVQAGLPAANMWVAKLLLDAVAAAVTGAAGGADEAFRRLLGLLGVQVAVVALGTIVGIVQGANRELLGDTLQNRISRRILAKAGELELAQFEDPTVYDSLQNAYREVGSRPLGVFSQVLTLGQSLVTLGSVSALMTQLGWSVVPLVLLASVPAVWVQSRFGTEGYRMIRRQAQDARRQNYLGSLLTNDQAVKEIRLFGFGDYLMERWQSFYLKFRYQLVSLIRRRSAWGLAASLASTGLVGAATAVVLRRAAAGAITVGDFGLFIQGIAQLQQQFANLLSGISGIYQNLLYMRNLYEFLELPTAGHDVGETWAGPIESIELQHVYFRYPLTERDVLVDVNVRVERGQTLALVGENGAGKSTLVKLITFLYRPTSGRILVNGLDASRFSPSSLRAEMSTVFQDFGQYQMTVRENIALGDVAAAADDPAVQAAAERAGAEGFIDALPERYDNMLGRWFEGGRQLSGGQWQRLALARLYFRGGSVLIFDEPTAALDADAEFEVIETLRAHARGRITIIVSHRFSTVRMAERIVVLQGGRVVEQGSHDELLAMDGVYARMFLRQARGYLEGYDELEPEVG, from the coding sequence GTGAGGAGCCCGCCCCGTCAGCCGCCCCCGCCCGTCGACCTGCGGGTCCACCTCCGCGACCTGGCGTCGACGCTGGGGCTGGTGTGGGAGGCGAGCCCCGGGCGCACCGTGGCGATCGTCGCGCTCAGCCTCGTGCAGGCGGGCCTGCCGGCGGCGAACATGTGGGTCGCCAAGCTGCTGCTCGACGCCGTGGCCGCGGCGGTCACGGGCGCCGCCGGCGGCGCGGACGAGGCGTTCCGCCGCCTGCTGGGTCTGCTCGGCGTGCAGGTCGCGGTCGTGGCGCTCGGGACCATCGTGGGCATCGTCCAGGGCGCCAACCGCGAGCTCCTCGGCGACACCCTGCAGAACCGCATCAGCCGCCGCATCCTCGCGAAGGCCGGCGAGCTCGAGCTGGCGCAGTTCGAGGACCCCACGGTCTACGACTCCCTGCAGAACGCCTACCGCGAGGTGGGCAGCCGGCCGCTGGGCGTGTTCTCGCAGGTGCTCACGCTCGGCCAGTCGCTCGTGACGCTCGGGTCGGTCAGCGCGCTGATGACCCAGCTCGGCTGGTCCGTGGTGCCGCTGGTGCTGCTCGCCTCGGTGCCGGCGGTGTGGGTGCAGTCGCGCTTCGGCACCGAGGGCTACCGGATGATCAGGCGTCAGGCGCAGGACGCCAGGCGGCAGAACTACCTCGGCAGCCTGCTCACGAACGACCAGGCCGTCAAGGAGATCAGGCTGTTCGGCTTCGGCGACTACCTCATGGAGCGCTGGCAGTCGTTCTACCTGAAGTTCAGGTACCAGCTCGTGTCGCTGATACGCCGGCGCAGCGCCTGGGGCCTGGCGGCGTCGCTGGCCTCGACGGGCCTGGTGGGCGCTGCCACCGCGGTCGTGCTGCGGCGCGCCGCGGCCGGCGCGATCACCGTGGGCGACTTCGGCCTCTTCATCCAGGGCATCGCGCAGCTCCAGCAGCAGTTCGCGAACCTGCTCTCCGGCATCTCGGGCATCTACCAGAACCTGCTCTACATGCGCAACCTCTACGAGTTCCTCGAGCTGCCCACGGCCGGGCACGACGTCGGCGAGACGTGGGCGGGCCCGATCGAGTCGATCGAGCTGCAGCACGTCTACTTCCGCTACCCGCTCACCGAGCGCGACGTGCTCGTGGACGTGAACGTGCGGGTCGAGAGGGGCCAGACCCTCGCCCTGGTGGGCGAGAACGGCGCCGGCAAGTCGACGCTCGTCAAGCTGATCACGTTCCTCTACCGGCCCACCTCGGGCCGCATCCTCGTCAACGGCCTCGACGCCTCGCGCTTCAGCCCCTCGAGCCTGCGCGCGGAGATGAGCACCGTGTTCCAGGACTTCGGGCAGTACCAGATGACGGTGCGGGAGAACATCGCCCTCGGCGACGTCGCGGCCGCCGCCGACGACCCCGCCGTGCAGGCCGCGGCCGAGCGCGCCGGCGCCGAGGGGTTCATCGACGCGCTGCCCGAGCGCTACGACAACATGTTGGGGCGCTGGTTCGAGGGCGGCAGGCAGCTCTCCGGCGGACAGTGGCAGCGCCTAGCGCTCGCCCGGCTCTACTTCCGCGGCGGGTCGGTGCTGATCTTCGACGAGCCCACGGCCGCCCTGGACGCCGACGCCGAGTTCGAGGTCATCGAGACCCTGCGGGCGCACGCCAGGGGCCGCATCACGATCATCGTCTCGCACCGCTTCTCCACCGTGCGCATGGCCGAGCGCATCGTGGTGCTGCAGGGCGGGCGGGTCGTCGAGCAGGGCTCGCACGACGAGCTGTTGGCCATGGACGGCGTCTACGCGCGCATGTTCCTCAGGCAGGCGCGCGGTTACCTTGAGGGGTACGACGAGCTGGAGCCGGAGGTCGGTTAG
- a CDS encoding OsmC family peroxiredoxin, whose product MSVTTKASARWEGDLRGGKGTMRLPSGAFEGPYTYRSRFEVGASREEGTNPEELIAAALSGCFAMYLASVLSKDGHTPESVEAEAAVVMEPGKGIASGNITVAVKAPGLDDATLQAKAREAARDCPVSKALAGFEKTVEARLA is encoded by the coding sequence ATGTCGGTGACGACCAAGGCCAGCGCGCGCTGGGAAGGCGACCTGAGGGGCGGCAAGGGCACGATGCGCCTACCGAGCGGCGCCTTCGAGGGACCGTACACGTACCGCTCGCGCTTCGAGGTGGGCGCCAGCCGCGAGGAGGGCACGAACCCAGAGGAGCTCATCGCCGCGGCGCTGTCGGGCTGCTTCGCCATGTACCTGGCCAGCGTGCTGAGCAAGGACGGCCACACGCCGGAGAGCGTCGAGGCCGAGGCCGCGGTGGTCATGGAGCCGGGCAAGGGCATCGCGAGCGGGAACATCACGGTCGCCGTGAAGGCGCCGGGCCTCGACGACGCCACGCTGCAGGCGAAGGCGCGCGAGGCGGCGCGCGACTGCCCCGTCTCGAAGGCCCTGGCCGGGTTCGAGAAGACCGTGGAGGCCAGGCTGGCCTGA
- a CDS encoding YbaN family protein, with translation MRSEPARDASVAAQAAGARPFVDYSHEMRVVRNPALRLVYRLLGVVFLGLGMAGYLLPGLPGTVFILIAAYFFAQSSPRFYNWLMNHRVFGTWVRDFRAGKGLPRRLKVVIPAVILAASGFSMVVWGLKGRWWAVALTAAVAAYGVYYVLRLPTRPRES, from the coding sequence GTGAGATCCGAACCCGCTCGGGACGCGAGCGTCGCCGCTCAGGCGGCCGGCGCGCGTCCCTTCGTCGACTACTCGCACGAGATGCGCGTCGTGAGGAACCCGGCGCTGCGCCTCGTCTACCGCCTGCTGGGCGTGGTCTTCCTCGGGCTCGGCATGGCCGGCTACCTCCTGCCGGGCCTGCCCGGCACCGTGTTCATCCTCATCGCCGCGTACTTCTTCGCCCAGTCGAGCCCCCGCTTCTACAACTGGCTGATGAACCACCGGGTGTTCGGGACGTGGGTGCGCGACTTCCGCGCCGGCAAGGGCCTGCCGCGGCGGCTGAAGGTGGTCATACCCGCCGTCATCCTCGCCGCCTCGGGGTTCAGCATGGTCGTGTGGGGCCTGAAGGGCCGGTGGTGGGCCGTCGCGCTCACCGCCGCCGTGGCCGCCTACGGCGTCTACTACGTGCTGCGGCTGCCCACCCGGCCCAGGGAGTCCTGA
- a CDS encoding aminotransferase class IV: MSAPGATPYETMRYDPSLVPLGGEVPGLARLGRHWARLQRSAAFTGVPLRADDVLAALRAAVGGAERALRVRLSLSAAGDPEVLTEPLDPPYPQGFADEPADAVAFAGAGPWPPLALAVERVDERDPARRHKTSDRALYELGRSFAPAHGLADVAFLNGRGELVEAAIATVYVGTPDELLTPPLESGALPGVLREELLERGLVREAVLTEDDLRSAPVVLISSSVRGLRRVSVAPGAVRLS, encoded by the coding sequence GTGAGCGCGCCCGGGGCCACCCCCTACGAGACCATGCGCTACGACCCCAGCCTCGTCCCCCTCGGCGGCGAGGTGCCGGGCCTCGCGCGCCTGGGCAGGCACTGGGCGAGGCTCCAGCGCTCGGCGGCGTTCACCGGCGTGCCGCTGCGCGCCGACGACGTGCTCGCCGCCCTGCGCGCGGCCGTCGGCGGAGCGGAGCGCGCGCTGAGGGTGCGCCTCTCGCTGTCGGCGGCGGGCGACCCCGAGGTGCTGACCGAGCCCCTCGACCCTCCCTACCCCCAGGGCTTCGCCGACGAGCCGGCCGACGCCGTCGCCTTCGCCGGCGCCGGTCCCTGGCCGCCGCTGGCCCTGGCCGTCGAGCGCGTCGACGAGCGCGACCCGGCCAGGCGCCACAAGACCTCGGACAGGGCTCTCTACGAGCTGGGCCGCTCGTTCGCGCCCGCGCACGGCCTCGCCGACGTGGCGTTCCTCAACGGCCGCGGCGAGCTCGTGGAGGCCGCGATCGCGACCGTCTACGTCGGCACGCCGGACGAGCTCCTCACCCCGCCGCTGGAGAGCGGCGCCCTGCCCGGCGTGCTGCGCGAGGAGCTCCTCGAGCGCGGCCTCGTGCGCGAGGCGGTGCTCACCGAGGACGACCTGAGGAGCGCGCCGGTGGTGCTGATCAGCAGCTCCGTGCGCGGCCTGCGGCGCGTGAGCGTCGCGCCGGGCGCGGTGCGGCTGTCCTAG
- a CDS encoding cold-shock protein: MATGRVKWFSGEKGFGFIEQGGGQPDVFVHFSAISGTGFRNLNEGDEVTFDVEQGKKGLQAANVVVTTPASGGRY, encoded by the coding sequence ATGGCAACAGGTAGGGTCAAGTGGTTCAGCGGCGAGAAGGGCTTCGGCTTCATCGAGCAGGGCGGCGGTCAGCCGGACGTGTTCGTTCACTTCTCCGCCATCTCCGGTACGGGCTTCCGTAACCTCAACGAAGGCGACGAGGTCACCTTCGACGTCGAGCAGGGCAAGAAGGGCCTCCAGGCCGCCAACGTGGTCGTGACCACGCCGGCCTCCGGCGGTCGCTACTGA
- a CDS encoding flavodoxin domain-containing protein produces MDTAAGRAVVVYATLFGTTARVAELVAAELGALLGRAVTAIDLAALDLSGLPGHDLVVLGTSTWNFGELPPDLENRLPELEALDLRGTALALFGVGDQLGYPDTFLDAVGIAAERLERTGARLVGRWPAAGYAFAASLALRGDELLGLAIDEDNEPELTAARVVAWADLVVAEAGLAGAAPAEPLGMTRGAPGLPGAPSR; encoded by the coding sequence GTGGACACCGCCGCCGGGCGCGCCGTCGTCGTCTACGCCACCCTCTTCGGGACCACGGCGCGCGTGGCCGAGCTGGTGGCCGCCGAGCTGGGGGCGCTGCTCGGTCGCGCGGTCACGGCGATCGACCTAGCCGCGCTGGACCTCTCCGGCCTGCCCGGTCACGACCTGGTGGTCCTCGGCACCTCTACCTGGAACTTCGGCGAGCTGCCGCCCGACCTCGAGAACAGGCTCCCCGAGCTCGAGGCCCTCGACCTGCGCGGCACCGCGCTGGCGCTCTTCGGCGTCGGCGACCAGCTCGGCTACCCCGACACGTTCCTCGACGCCGTCGGCATCGCCGCCGAGCGGCTGGAGCGCACGGGCGCGCGCCTGGTGGGCCGCTGGCCCGCCGCCGGCTACGCCTTCGCCGCCTCCCTGGCGCTGCGCGGCGACGAGCTGCTGGGCCTGGCGATCGACGAGGACAACGAGCCGGAGCTCACGGCGGCGCGGGTCGTGGCCTGGGCGGACCTCGTGGTGGCGGAGGCGGGCCTGGCCGGCGCCGCCCCCGCGGAACCCCTGGGCATGACGAGAGGGGCGCCCGGTCTCCCGGGCGCCCCATCGCGCTAG
- a CDS encoding gluconokinase produces the protein MGPEPGTDHEGRRASALVVMGVSGSGKSTVGRRLAAALAWDYLDADDFHPPANVALMSAGRPLTDAHRDPWLSALADALARRLAEGRGVVLACSALRRAHRDRLRAAGPGVAFLYLRTDPAAARERVAARTGHFFPAALVGSQFAALEEPDPADEPDVIVVDAGTPPEAFTRVWAARRLAELAGS, from the coding sequence ATGGGGCCCGAGCCTGGGACCGACCACGAAGGCCGGCGCGCCTCGGCGCTCGTCGTCATGGGGGTGTCGGGGAGCGGCAAGTCCACGGTGGGGAGGCGCCTCGCCGCGGCGCTGGCCTGGGACTACCTCGACGCCGACGACTTCCACCCGCCCGCGAACGTGGCGCTCATGTCCGCGGGCCGGCCGCTCACGGATGCCCACAGGGACCCGTGGCTCTCCGCCCTCGCCGACGCCCTGGCCCGGCGGCTGGCGGAGGGCCGCGGCGTGGTGCTCGCCTGCAGCGCCCTGCGGCGCGCCCATCGCGACAGGCTGCGAGCGGCTGGCCCCGGCGTGGCGTTCCTCTACCTGCGCACCGACCCGGCGGCGGCCCGCGAGCGCGTCGCCGCGCGGACGGGCCACTTCTTCCCGGCCGCGCTCGTCGGCTCCCAGTTCGCGGCGCTCGAGGAGCCCGACCCCGCCGACGAGCCGGACGTCATCGTCGTCGACGCCGGCACGCCGCCGGAAGCCTTCACGCGCGTGTGGGCGGCGCGGCGGCTCGCCGAGCTGGCTGGCTCCTAG
- a CDS encoding HU family DNA-binding protein produces the protein MARSKTVSKADLVGEVVNATKLSRKAVKETVDALLDTMMSEIARGNKVTLTGFGSFEVRSRKARSGVRPGTKERIRIPASNYPAFKAGKSLKDRVSSRR, from the coding sequence ATGGCCAGATCCAAGACAGTCAGCAAGGCGGACCTCGTCGGTGAAGTCGTCAACGCCACGAAGCTGTCGCGCAAGGCCGTCAAGGAGACCGTCGACGCGCTCCTGGACACGATGATGTCGGAGATCGCCCGCGGCAACAAGGTCACCCTCACCGGCTTCGGCAGCTTCGAGGTCCGCTCCCGCAAGGCCCGCTCGGGCGTGCGGCCGGGCACCAAGGAGCGCATCCGCATCCCCGCCAGCAACTACCCCGCCTTCAAGGCCGGCAAGAGCCTCAAGGACCGCGTCTCCTCCCGCCGCTAG
- the rplU gene encoding 50S ribosomal protein L21: MQMFAIVESGGKQYRVAEGDVLRLEKLDAEAGTTVELPVLLLGSDDVKVGTPTVEGAKVTAEVIGHGRGDKLHVYKFRAKTNYRRHIGHRQSYTEVRITKVEG, encoded by the coding sequence ATGCAGATGTTCGCTATCGTGGAATCGGGCGGTAAGCAGTACCGCGTAGCCGAGGGTGACGTGCTCCGGCTCGAGAAGCTTGACGCCGAGGCCGGCACCACGGTGGAACTGCCCGTCCTGTTGCTCGGCAGCGACGATGTCAAGGTCGGCACCCCCACCGTGGAGGGCGCGAAGGTCACGGCCGAGGTCATCGGCCACGGACGCGGCGACAAGCTACACGTCTACAAGTTCAGGGCGAAGACCAACTACCGGCGCCACATCGGGCACCGGCAGAGCTACACCGAGGTGCGCATCACCAAGGTCGAGGGCTGA
- the rpmA gene encoding 50S ribosomal protein L27, which yields MAHKKGVGSSKNGRDSHSKRLGVKRFDGQFVPAGSILVRQRGTKFKPGQNVGLGRDFTLFALRDGTVRFADKGAKGRFVSVEAPEAAAG from the coding sequence ATGGCTCACAAGAAGGGCGTAGGCAGCTCGAAGAACGGCCGCGACAGCCACTCGAAGCGTCTCGGCGTCAAGCGGTTCGACGGACAGTTCGTCCCGGCGGGCAGCATCCTGGTCCGCCAGCGCGGCACGAAGTTCAAGCCCGGCCAGAACGTCGGCCTGGGCCGCGACTTCACGCTCTTCGCGCTGCGGGACGGCACGGTGCGCTTCGCCGACAAGGGCGCCAAGGGCCGGTTCGTCAGCGTCGAGGCGCCGGAGGCGGCCGCCGGCTGA